TAGAGTTCTTCAACGAATACGCCGCAGCCGAAAAGGCAAAGATGGTTCTGGTGTTTTATTTGGGAGCAATATTTCTTTTCATATTTATATCTATACTGTTTCCTTTCCATGATGAAGTTTTTTTATCTATATTTTGTGAGACATCCAAGTAATGCGTAGGCCAGCTCTGAAATCGCATAAAAAACAACGAAGATACAAAAAATGAATTTTATAGCAGATTTAATCATCAAAACCTCTTTTGTTGGAGTTTGAAGATGAATCAGACGTCACGAATATATTTCTCTGGAAGTGTTCCATTTTTGGAAGAACTTTCAGTTTTGGTCATTTTTGTTGATTACTGCATTCATCTTGCCTTTCCAAGATGGGGCAATTCTTTCATGGCTGCTGGATTCACTTTCTACGGATTCGTGAAGGTCTTCAGGCGGATATCATTTTTCAACGGCAACTAGCTGGAAGAAGCAATGAGCAAACAGATCGAGAATCCCTATCTTGCCGGGCGCGAGGAATGGCTGGAGCGGTACGGCAGCTACATCCGGAGCCGGAATCTGTGGCGCATGTTCGCGTTCGGGTGTCTGACCGTGGCCGGGCTGTCCATTGCCGGCAACGTGGTGCAGGCCACGCGCAATCGGGTGGTCCCCTATGTCGTCGAGGTGGACAAGCTGGGCAATGCCCGAGCCGTGCAGCGCGCCGAGGCAATCGGCGAGATTCCTGATCGCGTGATTCAGGCCGATCTGGCGCGGTTCGTGACCAACTGGCGCACCGTGACTGCTGATCTGGGACTCCAGAAGCGCATGGTGACCCGGCTGTCCGCCTATGTGGCGGGTTCGGCCAAGGGCATGATCCGGGAATGGTTCATGGGCAACAATCCCTATGAGCGCGCCAAGGATGTTCTGGTGGAAGTGACCATTGCGGGCATCCCGCTGCCTGTCAGCGATTCCAGCTGGCGCATCGAGTGGGCCGAGACCGTGCGCAGCCATGCCGGCACCACCCTGAGCCACACCCGTTACGAAGCCACCCTGACCGTGGCCGTGCATCCCCCGAAAACGGATCGACAGATCATCAGCAATCCCGCCGGAGTCTTTGTCACGGGCCTGTCCTGGGCAGAGCTGCTCGGCCAGAAGGGGTAGGCGATGTCAGCGAAGTTCCTGAGCGTTGCGGGTGAGCGTGTCCACAATCCACGCGTTGAGGCTCTTGTCATTTGCTCTGGCAAGGGAGGCGAACAGCTTGTGCTGTTCCGGATCCATCCGCAGGGTGAGCTTTCCGGAAAACGGCTTTTCCGGCTCGATGCCCAACTCCTTGCATGTATCAAGGTATTCCCTGACCGAAACGGCGAACTCCTTCCTCAGCTCGTCCGTGGTCTTTCCGTAAAAGGTGATGGTGCTCTTGGTGTTCACCACCTCTCCGAAAAACGAATCGATTTCAGCCCGGTAGCTGATGTGCGCCTGATATCGGCCATGCTTCATGAGCGACATGGTCTTTCCTCCTTGCGCTGCAGGGCGTGCAACGCTTCAGCAATTTTCCCCACGGAAAACGTGGTGTCATTTTTTGGTGTCAAGGACAAGCGGAATCGCGTTTTAGCTGCTGGAGAAATCATATGAAGATTTTGCCTTTGATTCTCATGGGATCGCTGTTCGCAATCCCGGCCCATGCGGCACCGCCGCCCAAGGATGCGCCGGGACTGCTGAACAAGGTGTTCATCTCGCGCGAGGCTCCGGATCCGGAACAGGTCGAGGAGCAGGATGTGGTGGTGGAACTGCCGCCGCTGCCCGAGCCGGAATACATCAGTTCGAAGCCCGTGAAGCTGACCGACAAGGAGCGCAAGGCCCTGAGCATGGCCACGGAATGGAAGGACCGGAAGGTGAATCCGGTCATGCATCCGGGCGGCAAGGTCGTCTACGTGTTCGGCGCAACCATGCCTTCCATCGTGTGCGCGCCGCTCAAGACCTCGGATCTGGAACTGCAGCCCGGGGAGAACGTGAACGACGTGATCGTGGGCGACACGGCGCGCTGGGTGGTGACCGTGGGCCGGTCCGGACATTCGGAAGGCGAGAGCACGCACCTCGTGTTCAAGCCGCTGGATGCGGGACTGGAAACCACGGCCGTGATCACCACGGACCGCCGCACCTACCATGTCCGGCTGGTCTCGGATCGCAAGGGCCACACTCCCTACGTGGGGTTCGTCTATCCCGAGGACCAGCAGCAGGCGTTGCGCGAACAGCTCAGGCGCAAGGAGCGCAAGCAGAAGTGGGAGACCACGGAAGTGGCGGGAACGCCGGTGAAGCTGTCGGCCCTGGACTTCAACTACCGCATCGTGGGCGAGGCCGAATGGAAGCCCCTGCAGGTCTACAACGACGGATTGCACACCGTGATCCGCCTGCCCGAGACCGTGCGCCAGAACGAATACCCGGTGCTGCTCGTGGAGCGGGCCGGGGAACGCACTCTGGTCAACTACCGGGTGCACGGCACGAGCATGGTCGTGGACGGCGTGTTCCGCAAGGGGCTGCTGTTGACCGGCGTGGGCAAGGCCCGGACCAAGGTGGAAATTCAAAGGATGGTGGAAGAATGAGACGTGCTGTTCTGCTGGTGGCGCTCATGTTGCTGGGCGGCTGCGCCACGCTTGGACAATGGTTTTCCCACGAGGGCCGGGCCGCTGCTCCGGTCGAGGATTCGGCTCTGGCCGATCTGGCGGACAAGGCCGGCCTGAAACTGGCCTCGCATTATCCCCCGGGCCGTACCCGGCTGAGCTTTTCCCAGCATGAGGATGGATTCGGCAGGCTGTTCGAGGACTCGCTGCGGCGGCAGGGCTTCACCCTGACGGAAGAGGGCGGAGGCAACCTCGGCGTGTCGTTCGTGCTGGACAGTCTGGGCGAGGAACAGGCCGGGCAGGGCAGCGCGCTCTGGTACCTGCTGGTGCGCGTGTCGGACGGATTCAGCTTCGGTCGGGTCTATGCCCTTGGCGAGGCCGGCTATTCCCCTGTCGGCGTCATGACCCAGACCCCGGCGTTCTTTGCGCAGAAGGATGCGGGCGAGCCCGTGCCCACGCGACCGGCCGAGGAATGGCGGATCAAGCCGGGCAGTCTGAGATACCAGCTCGCAGCGTGGTGCGGCCGGGCCGGATATCAGCTGGTCTGGAAGGCGGAACACGATTTCACCATGCAGGTGAACGCGATTTTCCGGGACTCGTTCACGGGCGCGTCCCAGCGGCTGTTTTCGCGCATGCACCAGACCGGTGTGGGGCTTCGCGCGACCATCTATCAGAACAACCGGGTCCTGGAAGTCGTGGAGGACTGACATGCGCGCATTCATCTTTCTTCTGGCGTTGATGGCAGCCTGCGCCCCGGTTCGTCCGCACGTGGACGACAGGGACGTGGAATCCCGGGCCGAACAGCTGCATCAGCTGGCTCGCGCCCGGACCGTGCAGATCGTGCAGGGACCGTACCTCGGCGCGATTCCTGTGGAGATCCGCGAGCAGGAACTGCCTGCGGTGTTTTCCCGGCGCGTGACCCTGCGCGGCTCCGGCACCATCGAGGAGCTGACCGGCCGTCTGGCATCCATCCTGAACATGCGCGTGCGGGTGGACAATCCACCTGCTGCAGCGGGTCCGGACATGGCTCCGGGTAGGGAGCCGGGCGCGGCCAGCGGAGTCCTTTCGGTGCGGTACGACGGCCCGGTGTCCGGCCTGCTGGATACGCTGTCGAGCCGTTCCGGGCTTGGCTGGGAATACGAGCGGGAGACCGGACAGGTGGTGTTCTCCAGGGTGCAGAGCCGGGTGTTCACGCTCCTGACCGCGCCGGGCAAGGTCCGGTACGAATCGGACATCACCAACCGGAGCCGGGGCGCGCAGTCCAGTTCCCAGTCCATCAGCGGCGTTGGCCAGACCGTGAATTCGAGCAATGACGTGCACCGCACCTCCCAGACCAGCCGCACCACCTACGAGGCCGATGCCTGGGCCGATGCGGAAAAGGACATCCGGGCCATGCTGTCGCCTGCGGGCGTGGCCGTGGCCAACCGTTCGGCCGGCACCGTGATGGTCACGGACACCCGGGCCGTGCTGCACCGGGTCGAATCCTACGTGACGCGCATCAATGCCAAGCTGTCGCGTCAGGTGGCGCTGGCCGTGCGCGTCTGGGCCATCGAGGTGGCGGACGATTCCGATCTGGGTCTGGACCTGCAGGCCGCGTTCAAGGACGCCAACCTGCAGATTTCCACCACCCCGGGGTCGGCCTACAACGCTCTTGACGGTGTGGGCTCCCTGTCCGCCGCCATCGTGAACAAAAGCTTTTCCGGGTCGCAGGCCGTGCTGCAGGCGCTTCGTCGCGTGGGGCGGACCACTCTGGTCACGTCCAGCACGGGCATCACCATGAGCAACCAGCCCATGCCCATTCAGGTCATGGACCGAAACAGCTATCTGGCGTCGGTCTCCTCGACCACGGACGATTACGGCAAGACCACGGAAATGACGCCGGGCGAGGTGTCCACGGGCTTTGCCATGACCGTGGTGCCGCACATTCTGGACGGCCGCCGGGTCATTCTCCAGTACAATGTCTCGCTGTCCTCTCTGGACAAGCTGGACGAGTTTGCGTCCGGAGACACGAGCATCCAGCTGCCCCAGATATCCACGCGGAGCTTCAGCCAGCGCGTTCGGCTCAAGATGGGCCAGACGCTGGTGCTGGCCGGTTTCGAAAAGGAGAAGCACACGCGGTCCGGCGGGGCGAGTCTGCTGTCCATGGGCCGAAGCCGTCAGGTGGCGCGCACCGTGCTGGTGATCACCATCGACGTGGAAAACCCGGAGGCCTGACATGCGACAGATTCGCATAGGCCGTCGGAAATACGTTGCCGGGCTGTGGTGGCAGATCGCGGATTCGGCCCGGCCGAGCCGCAAGGCCGTGCTGGCCGAGGCACGCGAGCGGGCCGCTTCCTTTGACGATGCGCAGTACGACTGCGTTGTGGTGCACGGCCGCCAGTTCGGGCTTGGGGAATCCGGCGGAAACATTCCGACCGGGATTTCCCTTGCCAGTGCTCTGCTGGATCGCGGTCCGGCCACATGGATCGGACTGTTCCGTCTGGCCGAGGACTGCTGGTGGGTGTGCGCGGTGAACAGCGGCAGCATTGCCGGCGACGGCGATCATGCGGCCGCGACCGAGGAGGATGCCCGGGCGCGCATGGCGGACCTGCAGGCCCTGACCGACTGGGGAACCGAGGTGGAGTGCCTGACCGTGGAGGAAAGCCAGCAGCATCTGGCCTCGCTGGTGCATGGCGGCAGGCCGGTCATGCCCATTCAGGGCCGGTCCAGGCTCATTCCCGCCACGCTGGTGGTTCTGGCGGCGGTCTTTGCTGCTCTGGCACTGTACGGTCTGGACCGTCATCAGGATTTTCAGGCCCGCGAACAGGCCCGGGCTGCAGTGGAGCGGGCACGGCTGGCCAGTCAGGCCCGGCAGCGCGCCCTGCAGGAGAACCCGGGCCGGCATTTCCCGCAGCCGTGGACAACGCGGCCCGGTGCCGGACAGTACGTGTCCGCGTGCATGGCGCATTTCCTGAACCTGCCCCTGTTCGACGCGGGCTGGGAACTGACGCGCGTGGAATATTCGGACGAGTCCGTCACGATCTTCCGCAAGCACCAGCCGGGCGCATCCTTCACGACCCTGCCTCATGGGGCATCCCTTGACCGCAACCCGGCCGTGTGCGTGGCCACGGAATCCCTTTCCGGCCTGACTCCGCGTGCCGAAAATCCTCTTGCCATGACCGGCGAGGCCTCGGCGCGCTTCTACGAGCTGACCCGCATGGTGGCGGGCAAGGCCAGAACCGTGAATTTCGATCCGCCGCTCAAAAAGACGCTGGAAAACGGTGCCGAACCCGTGGCCGTGCTGTGCCCGTGGGTTCGCGGCGGCTGGTCCCTGTCTTCGGTCAATCCGTCGGCTGCGGCGGATCCCGCATTTTCTGCCGCGCTCCGGGCCATCCCCGGTCTGGTGGTCACGCGCCTGGAAGCGGCTCCCGAACAACTGACATTGGAGGGTGATCTGTATGCCAGGCAATAGAATGCTGTGCCTTTGCATGGCCGCTCTGCTGGCGGTTCCGTGCCCGGCTCCGGCTGGTGGAACGGATTCCGATCCGGACAGGGGCGCGGACCTGCCGCTTGTGACCATGCCCGCTTCCGCGAAACCGGGCAAAGGGGAACTGCCCCCTGAAAAGGAGGCTGATGCCTTGCAGGACAACACGGCCCCAGCGCCGGACAAGGACACGGCCGGGACAAAGGCGGATGCGGACAAGCCGTCCGCGACCGATCCGGAAAAGCCCGGACAGGAGGACTCCAAGGTGAAGACTCCGGATTCTCCGACCAGTCCCGATGTCTCGGCAAGGTCCGACGCGGATCGGACCGAAGTCGAGCAGGGCAGCGTGGCGGATTTCACGGCGCTGCGCACGAAGCTGGAACGGCTCAAGCTGCAGGTGGCCATCGAGGAGCAGGAACGCCGGTTGAACAAGACCGGGAAGGCTGCGGCACCGAAGCGCGGGACGAGCGGATTTGCGCAGAGTCCCGACGTGGTGGTGTCCCGGCCTGCGCCGGCCCGGCCCCGGGTGGTTTCCATTCAGGGCGTGGACGGCAGGCTGACCGCGACCCTGTACCGGGCCGGGACCGGATTTCTGGACGTACGCGCCGGAGACCGGGCCATGGGCGGCCGCGTGGTGTCGGTCGGGCCGGATCGTGTTGTCATGCGGCTCGGCGGCAGGAACGTGACGCTGGGATTCAGGGAGTAACGCCATGACCTCGAACATTCCCGATACGTTGAAAGGCCGCGTGCTCGTGGACAACGGCACGATCTTCATTTCCTCGGAAGTCACCATGACCGCCGACATGCTCTCGTTTCTCTCCTATGCCGGACGCAAGGGACTGACCGAGCATCGGACCGTGCCTGCCGAGGAGTTCCAGAAGCTGCTGTCCCGCTCCGTGACCTCGCGCACGGAAAGCGAGGTGCAGGAACTGGCCGTGACCCTGATCCGCGACGCGTTCGAGTCGGGCGCGTCCGACATCCATATCGAGGATCACGGGCCGTTCGCGACCATCCAGTTCCGGCGGCTGACCATGCTTCAGCCCGTGCGGCAGCTCATGGGCGATCAGGGCCGCGCCCTGATCCGGTGCATCTACCAGACCATGAGCACGAGCGCGGACGCCCAGTTCAGCCCGAGCGAACGTCAGGACGGTCGCATCGTGAGCCGGGATTTCCTGCCTGCGGACGTGCATTCCGTGCGGCTGCACACCGAGCCGCTGGAATGCCCGCTGGCCGAGGGCGGCACCGGCACGTTTCTGGCCATGCGCCTGCTGTACGACAAGACCAATGCCACGGGCAGGCTGGGCGAGCGGCTGCATCAGCTCGGATATTCCGAGCGGCATGTGCGGCGGCTGGAATTCCTGTCCCAGCGGTCCGGGCTGGTCCTGTTTTCCGGTCCCACGGGCTCGGGCAAGAGTACGGCCCTGAAGCATGTCATGGAGTGCATGGCCCGGGAGAACCCGGAAAAGTCGTTCATGTCCATCGAGGATCCGCCGGAATATCCGCTGGAACGCGTGCGTCAGACCCGGGTGCGCACCAACGGGGACGAGGACGCGTCGCGCGGCCGCGAATACCGCAATGCCATTGCCGGGGCCATGCGTTCGGATCCGGATACCCTGATGGTGGGCGAAATCCGGTTTCCGGAAGCCGCGTTTGCCGCAGTGGACGCGGCCCAGACCGGGCATGGCGTATGGACCACGATTCACGCGAATTCCGCGTTCGGCATCATCCAGCGCATGGTGTCCCTGCTGCGCGAGGCGCACTGCCCGGATCCGCTGGGCTATCTCTGCGACTACACTGTGCTGGCCGGGCTGGTGCATCAACGTCTGGTCCCGACCCTGTGCCCGCACTGCAAGCTGTCCGTGCATCAGGTGGCCGCCATGCCCGAGGACGACGAACTGCGCCAGAGCGTGCTGCCCGAGCCCGTGCTGAACCGGCTGTTCCGCACGGTCGATCCGGGCCGCATGGGCAACGTGTACGTGCGCGGCCCGGGATGCGACGCGTGCGGCCACATGGGATTTTCCGGCCTGACCGTGGCGGCCGAGGTGGTGGCCACGGACCGCACCATGCTGGCGCATCTGCGCGCCGGCAACATGGAGGAGGCCATTCGGCACTGGCATCACGAGCAGAGCGGCCAGTCCTTCGTGGATCACGCCATCGCCCTGATCGAACAGGGCGTGGCCGATCCGCGCACCACGGAAATGCGTCTGGGCGTGCCCCTGAACTTTGCCAAGGCCATCGAGGACGACCTGCTCACCGGCGTGGAACTCGACCAGCTGGCCGGGGCCAGCACCCGGGGGCAGTGATGGACAGGAATCTGATTCTGGCCCGGGTGTTTCTGGGCGCGGGCGCACGCGAGCAGCTGTATGACCGGCTCGAAGCCATGATCGGCAACGGGCTGGGCCTCAAGACGAGTCTGGGCACTCTGGCCGAACGCATGGAGCGGCGGAGGAATCCGCTGGCTCCGGTGCTGCGCGAGGTGCTGGCCCGGCTGAATCAGGGCGATTCCCTTGATCAGGCTCTGGCCCGGTTCATCCCGGGCGAGGAGGTCATGCTGGTCAGGAGCGGTCTGGACGCGGGCGAGCTGCCTTCGGCTCTGGATCGGTGCGCCGGCCTGCTGCGTGCACGGCGCGCCATTGTCTCGGGCGTGGTTTCCGCCGTGGCATATCCCGGGCTGCTGCTCGGCCTGCTGCTGGCGATCCTGCTGGTGGTGAGCCGCTACGTGGTCCCCCAGCTCGCATTGCTCAGCAATCCCGAGGCATGGACCGGCGGAGCAGGCAACCTCTACCGCGTATCCCGGTTCGTGGATTCGCCTGCCGGCATTGCGGTTTTCGGCGTGCTGGTTCTGGGCTTTGCGGTTTCCCTGATCACGCTTCCCCATTTCACGGGCCCGGTCCGCCGGGTTCTGGACCGCGTTCCGCCGTGGTCGTTCCACCGGCTCATCGTGGGCTCCATGTGGCTGTTCACCGTGGCGGCCATGATGAATGCGGGCATTCAGCTGAGCACGGCTCTGGACGAGATGGCGGCTCGGCCCGGCACCCGGGCGTGGCTGCGGGAGCGGGTGCGCGCGATCAGCGCAGGCCTGCGTCTGGGCCGGGATTTCGGCACGGCCCTGTACGAGGCCGGCTACGGCTTTCCCGATCCCGAGCTGGTGGAAGACATCCTGATCTATGCCACGCTGCCCGACTTCGACCGGCGGCTGACCCGGATCGCCTCCCAGTGGCTCGAAGCCGGACAGCGCAAAATCGCGGCTCAGGCCCGCATCCTGAACACGGCGTGCTTTCTCGGCATTCTGGTCCTGCTCGTGAACGTGGGGCTGGCCGTGTCCTCTCTTCAACAACAGCTTGGCCAGTCCATGGCCTTCTAAGGAGTTTGTCATGAGGCATCTGCATTGTTCCGGTCGGTTCGAAGGCAAGAGCGGGTTCATTCTCGCGGAATCCATGTCCGGCATCATCTTCTATCTGGTCATGCTCGCGGCAGCCGGAATCCTGATCGCCTTCCTGTTCAGGAGCAGCAATCTGTCGTCGGCCGAGCAGTCCCTTTCCTCGCTCCGGCTGCAGGTCAAGCAGCTGTATGCGGGCTCTGGCGACTATTCGGGACTGGACACGGACCTTGCGGTGCGGGCGGGAGTGGTGCCCACCACCATGATCAGGTCGGACGGCACCGTGAAGAACGCCTGGAACGGCGCGGTCACGATTACCGCCGGGTCCGACACCAGCACGTTCGTGATCAGCTTTGCCGGTGTTCCCAAGGACGCGGCCGTGAAGCTGGCCACGTACCAGACCGGCTCGTGGGTGGACGTGTCCGTGAACAGCACGAGCGTGGGATCGTCCGGCAACATGGTTTCCGCTGTTTCGGCGCAGGTGGCGGACACCAATACCGTGGCGTTCACGTCGAACTAGGGGCGGGCATGACCATGCAGCGCTATTCGGATCTGGTTGTTTCCCCGGACGGACGTCCGTTTCTCAAGGCCGGACCGGGGCAGGGGCTTGCCGCGTGTCCCGGCGATCTGCGGGACGAAGCCCTTGCTGCCGGCCGGGCCGCGCTCGAGGCGTGGCAGGCGGATCCCAGAGCCGCGTTCCGGCTGGAGCTCGGCGGGGTCAGCTGGCGCGTTGCCTCGCTGGAAGGGCTTGGCGGCCGCACGTTCTTCCTGCGGCGCATGCCCGAAAGCGTGCCGGAATTCGCCTCGCTCGGTCTGCCGTCCGGACTGGCCTCATGGTTCTCGGCCCGGGAACGGCAGAAGGGACTGATCCTGATTTCCGGGGCGCAGGCCTCGGGCAAGAGCACCACGGCGGCCTCTCTGGTCGCGTCCAGACTGGCCGAGTTCGGCGGGCATGCCGTGACCTTTGAAAGCCCTGCGGAAATGCCGCTGGACGGCAGACATGGCCAGCACGGCTTCTGCTTCCAGTCCGAGCTTGAGGACGAAACCGGGCTGGCTCTGGCCATCGAGCAGGCGCACCGCTTTGCGTCGCCGGACATCATTCTTGTGGGCGAAATCCGCACCCGGCACGCAGCGGCCCAGACCCTGCGCGCGGCCCTTGGCTCGGACCGTCAGCTCGTGGTGGCCACGATCCACGGTCTGGACCTGATCGCGGCGCTGGACCGGCTGCTGACCCTTGCCCGGGAACTCGACGGCGAGGCAGCGGCCCACAATCTGTCCCAGAGCCTGCTGGCCGTGGTGCATCAGCGGCTCACCCCGACCCCGGACAACGGGCCGCGCCTGAGCGTTCCCCAGTTCCTGCTGCTGGAGTTCTCGAACCGGAGCAAGGCCATGCGCGCCAAGCTGCGGTCCGGTGACCTGCGGTCTCTGGAAGACGAC
Above is a window of Pseudodesulfovibrio tunisiensis DNA encoding:
- the pilO2 gene encoding type 4b pilus protein PilO2; translation: MRQIRIGRRKYVAGLWWQIADSARPSRKAVLAEARERAASFDDAQYDCVVVHGRQFGLGESGGNIPTGISLASALLDRGPATWIGLFRLAEDCWWVCAVNSGSIAGDGDHAAATEEDARARMADLQALTDWGTEVECLTVEESQQHLASLVHGGRPVMPIQGRSRLIPATLVVLAAVFAALALYGLDRHQDFQAREQARAAVERARLASQARQRALQENPGRHFPQPWTTRPGAGQYVSACMAHFLNLPLFDAGWELTRVEYSDESVTIFRKHQPGASFTTLPHGASLDRNPAVCVATESLSGLTPRAENPLAMTGEASARFYELTRMVAGKARTVNFDPPLKKTLENGAEPVAVLCPWVRGGWSLSSVNPSAAADPAFSAALRAIPGLVVTRLEAAPEQLTLEGDLYARQ
- a CDS encoding TcpQ domain-containing protein, which codes for MRRAVLLVALMLLGGCATLGQWFSHEGRAAAPVEDSALADLADKAGLKLASHYPPGRTRLSFSQHEDGFGRLFEDSLRRQGFTLTEEGGGNLGVSFVLDSLGEEQAGQGSALWYLLVRVSDGFSFGRVYALGEAGYSPVGVMTQTPAFFAQKDAGEPVPTRPAEEWRIKPGSLRYQLAAWCGRAGYQLVWKAEHDFTMQVNAIFRDSFTGASQRLFSRMHQTGVGLRATIYQNNRVLEVVED
- a CDS encoding type II secretion system F family protein; this encodes MDRNLILARVFLGAGAREQLYDRLEAMIGNGLGLKTSLGTLAERMERRRNPLAPVLREVLARLNQGDSLDQALARFIPGEEVMLVRSGLDAGELPSALDRCAGLLRARRAIVSGVVSAVAYPGLLLGLLLAILLVVSRYVVPQLALLSNPEAWTGGAGNLYRVSRFVDSPAGIAVFGVLVLGFAVSLITLPHFTGPVRRVLDRVPPWSFHRLIVGSMWLFTVAAMMNAGIQLSTALDEMAARPGTRAWLRERVRAISAGLRLGRDFGTALYEAGYGFPDPELVEDILIYATLPDFDRRLTRIASQWLEAGQRKIAAQARILNTACFLGILVLLVNVGLAVSSLQQQLGQSMAF
- a CDS encoding GspE/PulE family protein, with protein sequence MTSNIPDTLKGRVLVDNGTIFISSEVTMTADMLSFLSYAGRKGLTEHRTVPAEEFQKLLSRSVTSRTESEVQELAVTLIRDAFESGASDIHIEDHGPFATIQFRRLTMLQPVRQLMGDQGRALIRCIYQTMSTSADAQFSPSERQDGRIVSRDFLPADVHSVRLHTEPLECPLAEGGTGTFLAMRLLYDKTNATGRLGERLHQLGYSERHVRRLEFLSQRSGLVLFSGPTGSGKSTALKHVMECMARENPEKSFMSIEDPPEYPLERVRQTRVRTNGDEDASRGREYRNAIAGAMRSDPDTLMVGEIRFPEAAFAAVDAAQTGHGVWTTIHANSAFGIIQRMVSLLREAHCPDPLGYLCDYTVLAGLVHQRLVPTLCPHCKLSVHQVAAMPEDDELRQSVLPEPVLNRLFRTVDPGRMGNVYVRGPGCDACGHMGFSGLTVAAEVVATDRTMLAHLRAGNMEEAIRHWHHEQSGQSFVDHAIALIEQGVADPRTTEMRLGVPLNFAKAIEDDLLTGVELDQLAGASTRGQ
- a CDS encoding type 4 pilus major pilin translates to MRHLHCSGRFEGKSGFILAESMSGIIFYLVMLAAAGILIAFLFRSSNLSSAEQSLSSLRLQVKQLYAGSGDYSGLDTDLAVRAGVVPTTMIRSDGTVKNAWNGAVTITAGSDTSTFVISFAGVPKDAAVKLATYQTGSWVDVSVNSTSVGSSGNMVSAVSAQVADTNTVAFTSN
- a CDS encoding ATPase, T2SS/T4P/T4SS family, whose product is MTMQRYSDLVVSPDGRPFLKAGPGQGLAACPGDLRDEALAAGRAALEAWQADPRAAFRLELGGVSWRVASLEGLGGRTFFLRRMPESVPEFASLGLPSGLASWFSARERQKGLILISGAQASGKSTTAASLVASRLAEFGGHAVTFESPAEMPLDGRHGQHGFCFQSELEDETGLALAIEQAHRFASPDIILVGEIRTRHAAAQTLRAALGSDRQLVVATIHGLDLIAALDRLLTLARELDGEAAAHNLSQSLLAVVHQRLTPTPDNGPRLSVPQFLLLEFSNRSKAMRAKLRSGDLRSLEDDMREQLNRLTFGGRA
- a CDS encoding type II toxin-antitoxin system HicB family antitoxin gives rise to the protein MSLMKHGRYQAHISYRAEIDSFFGEVVNTKSTITFYGKTTDELRKEFAVSVREYLDTCKELGIEPEKPFSGKLTLRMDPEQHKLFASLARANDKSLNAWIVDTLTRNAQELR
- the pilP gene encoding type IV pilus biogenesis protein PilP, producing MPGNRMLCLCMAALLAVPCPAPAGGTDSDPDRGADLPLVTMPASAKPGKGELPPEKEADALQDNTAPAPDKDTAGTKADADKPSATDPEKPGQEDSKVKTPDSPTSPDVSARSDADRTEVEQGSVADFTALRTKLERLKLQVAIEEQERRLNKTGKAAAPKRGTSGFAQSPDVVVSRPAPARPRVVSIQGVDGRLTATLYRAGTGFLDVRAGDRAMGGRVVSVGPDRVVMRLGGRNVTLGFRE
- a CDS encoding VirB8/TrbF family protein, translated to MSKQIENPYLAGREEWLERYGSYIRSRNLWRMFAFGCLTVAGLSIAGNVVQATRNRVVPYVVEVDKLGNARAVQRAEAIGEIPDRVIQADLARFVTNWRTVTADLGLQKRMVTRLSAYVAGSAKGMIREWFMGNNPYERAKDVLVEVTIAGIPLPVSDSSWRIEWAETVRSHAGTTLSHTRYEATLTVAVHPPKTDRQIISNPAGVFVTGLSWAELLGQKG
- a CDS encoding type II secretory pathway component PulD-like protein → MRAFIFLLALMAACAPVRPHVDDRDVESRAEQLHQLARARTVQIVQGPYLGAIPVEIREQELPAVFSRRVTLRGSGTIEELTGRLASILNMRVRVDNPPAAAGPDMAPGREPGAASGVLSVRYDGPVSGLLDTLSSRSGLGWEYERETGQVVFSRVQSRVFTLLTAPGKVRYESDITNRSRGAQSSSQSISGVGQTVNSSNDVHRTSQTSRTTYEADAWADAEKDIRAMLSPAGVAVANRSAGTVMVTDTRAVLHRVESYVTRINAKLSRQVALAVRVWAIEVADDSDLGLDLQAAFKDANLQISTTPGSAYNALDGVGSLSAAIVNKSFSGSQAVLQALRRVGRTTLVTSSTGITMSNQPMPIQVMDRNSYLASVSSTTDDYGKTTEMTPGEVSTGFAMTVVPHILDGRRVILQYNVSLSSLDKLDEFASGDTSIQLPQISTRSFSQRVRLKMGQTLVLAGFEKEKHTRSGGASLLSMGRSRQVARTVLVITIDVENPEA
- the trbG gene encoding P-type conjugative transfer protein TrbG, whose product is MKILPLILMGSLFAIPAHAAPPPKDAPGLLNKVFISREAPDPEQVEEQDVVVELPPLPEPEYISSKPVKLTDKERKALSMATEWKDRKVNPVMHPGGKVVYVFGATMPSIVCAPLKTSDLELQPGENVNDVIVGDTARWVVTVGRSGHSEGESTHLVFKPLDAGLETTAVITTDRRTYHVRLVSDRKGHTPYVGFVYPEDQQQALREQLRRKERKQKWETTEVAGTPVKLSALDFNYRIVGEAEWKPLQVYNDGLHTVIRLPETVRQNEYPVLLVERAGERTLVNYRVHGTSMVVDGVFRKGLLLTGVGKARTKVEIQRMVEE